One window of the Acaryochloris sp. CCMEE 5410 genome contains the following:
- a CDS encoding pentapeptide repeat-containing protein yields MKSIHLDRGEAMMTVMNREDFVAQYASGKRDFTGVNLRGISLSEMNLSAVNFQDVYLAGADLESVDLGEANLQGSNLRGADLSGAFLQNANLKGADLRGANLMGADLREADIGDARLAAADYDHNTHFPTGFHPETAKMHLVS; encoded by the coding sequence TTGAAATCGATCCATCTAGATAGGGGTGAAGCCATGATGACAGTGATGAATCGAGAGGATTTTGTTGCTCAATACGCTTCAGGAAAACGAGATTTTACAGGAGTCAATTTGCGCGGTATTTCCCTCAGCGAGATGAATTTGAGTGCAGTGAACTTCCAGGATGTCTACTTAGCAGGGGCAGATCTAGAGTCTGTAGATCTGGGCGAAGCTAATTTGCAAGGATCTAACCTTAGAGGTGCAGACTTAAGCGGAGCTTTTTTGCAAAATGCCAATCTCAAAGGAGCGGATCTACGAGGGGCTAATCTGATGGGGGCAGACCTCAGGGAAGCTGATATAGGCGATGCCCGTTTAGCTGCTGCCGATTACGATCACAATACCCATTTCCCCACAGGATTTCACCCCGAAACGGCAAAGATGCATTTAGTTTCTTAG
- a CDS encoding acetate kinase — protein sequence MKILVLNAGSSSHKCCLYAIEGSLPDHPPPSLWEAQLDWHDPHHAALKVNTKREKLEQDLSDVSRSDALFHLLTTLWHGPTQVVQTAQDINIVGHRVVHGGQDYQSSVVVTSEVKTAIADLIPLAPNHNPANLEGIELIDQLLGNVRQVAVFDTAFHSHLPEVAAIYPGPYDWRQQGIRRYGFHGISHQYCTQRTAEILGRGVDRLIICHLGNGASLTAVKQGQSIDTSMGFTPLEGLMMGTRSGSIDPGILIHLMRQGYDADQLDHMLNKASGLKGISGISHDLREIEQAIAQGNAQAKLARDLYLHRLKACLGSMLMSLGGVDALVFTGGIGEHSASVRAETCEALDFLGLKLNLSLNQNSSEDQDIATVDSKVRVLVITTQEDWAIAQSCYEHCS from the coding sequence ATGAAGATTTTAGTTCTCAATGCCGGTTCTAGCAGCCACAAATGTTGCCTGTACGCGATTGAAGGGTCTCTCCCCGACCATCCACCGCCTTCCCTTTGGGAAGCGCAGCTGGATTGGCATGACCCCCATCATGCCGCGTTAAAAGTCAACACCAAACGAGAAAAACTGGAGCAAGACCTATCTGATGTGTCACGTTCCGACGCGCTCTTCCATCTATTAACCACCCTATGGCATGGACCTACCCAAGTCGTCCAAACGGCACAGGACATTAATATCGTCGGTCATCGTGTGGTGCATGGGGGGCAAGACTATCAGTCCAGTGTGGTGGTGACATCGGAGGTTAAAACTGCGATCGCAGATCTGATTCCGTTAGCCCCCAACCATAATCCAGCCAATTTAGAAGGCATTGAACTAATCGATCAGTTGTTGGGCAATGTTCGACAAGTAGCCGTTTTCGATACTGCCTTTCACAGTCATCTTCCCGAGGTTGCGGCCATCTATCCCGGTCCCTATGATTGGCGACAACAAGGCATTCGTCGGTATGGGTTTCATGGCATTAGTCATCAATACTGCACGCAGCGAACGGCTGAAATTCTGGGCCGAGGGGTGGACCGCCTGATTATTTGCCATTTAGGAAATGGGGCGTCCTTAACGGCAGTCAAGCAGGGTCAGAGTATCGACACCTCGATGGGCTTCACCCCCCTAGAAGGATTGATGATGGGCACGCGATCGGGGTCGATTGATCCAGGAATTTTGATTCATCTGATGCGGCAAGGATATGATGCCGATCAGCTCGATCACATGCTTAATAAAGCCTCTGGTTTAAAGGGAATATCCGGGATTTCCCATGACCTGCGGGAGATTGAGCAGGCTATTGCTCAAGGCAATGCCCAAGCTAAGCTAGCGCGAGACTTATATCTCCATCGCTTGAAAGCTTGTTTGGGGTCCATGCTGATGAGCTTAGGTGGAGTTGATGCCTTAGTGTTTACGGGGGGGATTGGAGAGCATTCTGCTTCAGTACGAGCTGAAACCTGTGAAGCGCTCGATTTTTTGGGGCTAAAGCTAAATCTGAGCCTGAATCAAAATTCTTCAGAAGATCAAGATATTGCGACGGTTGACTCAAAAGTGAGGGTATTGGTGATTACGACCCAGGAAGATTGGGCCATTGCTCAGTCTTGCTATGAACATTGTAGTTGA
- a CDS encoding pyruvate kinase — MLASANNIDAPRIDGAIRALEQLKTLALAIEQDFKIPLQRTAPSHRNSARNLLHYLALRRHDIRELQLELSHLGLSSLGLTELHVMASLNAVLIALHRLVERAVPPQLQAPTPVTFANGQALLVEHTLTALGPKPEQRATRIMVTMPTAAAEDPALIRRFLAAGMDIMRINCAHDAPEAWLRMIQYLRQAEAELGLSCKVSFDLAGPKLRTEALAPDVEVIKWQPQRDRLGRIVQPARLWLTSTPSQTVDLDATTIPIQSPLSVQVGDMIQLTDARHRRRRLLVVEVRDNGCLCECDRTGYITSGLPFDIQRHQTVVGTGKIDQLPALENTLTLQPGDVLRILRGDILGQPAILDATGQIMQPAQVGCTLPQVFQDVKPGERIFFDDGKIEGLIQTVSETELRVEIVSAAKGIAKLKGEKGINLPDTQLNLPALTPKDINDLSFVAQQGDLVALSFVQSPEDVEQLVQKLDQLGATDLGIILKIETRLGFENLPKLLLAAMQRRSVVVMIARGDLGVEVGFERMSEVQEQILLLCQAAHVPVIWATQVLESLAKGGLPSRAEVTDAAMGSRAECVMLNKGPYIERAMEFLNNILQRMQGNVAKNMATLRKLRVSEIEAE; from the coding sequence ATGTTGGCGTCTGCGAATAATATCGATGCTCCGCGCATTGATGGGGCTATTCGGGCACTGGAGCAGCTCAAAACGCTTGCCCTAGCTATCGAGCAGGATTTCAAAATTCCCCTCCAGCGCACCGCTCCCTCTCATCGCAACAGTGCTCGTAACCTTCTCCACTATCTAGCACTGCGCCGCCATGATATCCGCGAGTTACAGCTTGAACTCAGCCACCTGGGCCTTAGTTCCCTAGGGCTGACCGAACTTCATGTGATGGCCTCTCTCAATGCCGTTCTGATTGCTTTGCATCGACTAGTGGAACGAGCGGTGCCTCCTCAACTTCAAGCCCCGACCCCTGTGACCTTTGCCAATGGTCAGGCTCTCCTGGTGGAACATACCCTCACGGCCCTAGGGCCTAAACCCGAACAGCGGGCCACTCGAATTATGGTGACGATGCCCACGGCAGCAGCAGAGGACCCAGCTCTGATTCGTCGGTTTTTGGCTGCGGGGATGGATATTATGCGGATTAACTGCGCCCATGATGCTCCTGAGGCTTGGCTGCGAATGATTCAGTATCTGCGACAAGCGGAAGCGGAATTGGGACTATCCTGCAAGGTCTCTTTTGATTTGGCCGGTCCCAAACTGAGAACTGAGGCCTTGGCCCCTGATGTGGAGGTGATCAAATGGCAGCCCCAGCGAGATCGACTGGGGCGTATAGTGCAACCGGCACGCCTCTGGTTGACCTCAACGCCCTCCCAGACCGTTGACTTAGATGCCACTACCATTCCGATTCAGTCCCCTCTCTCTGTCCAAGTGGGAGATATGATTCAGCTTACGGATGCCCGTCACCGTCGCCGCCGCTTATTGGTGGTGGAGGTGAGGGATAATGGCTGTCTCTGTGAATGCGATCGCACCGGCTATATCACTTCAGGACTGCCCTTTGACATTCAACGTCATCAGACCGTAGTAGGAACGGGCAAGATTGATCAGCTTCCTGCCCTTGAAAACACCCTCACCCTCCAACCCGGAGATGTCCTGCGCATTCTAAGGGGTGACATTCTAGGCCAGCCCGCTATCTTAGATGCCACCGGACAGATCATGCAGCCTGCCCAGGTGGGCTGCACCCTACCCCAAGTGTTCCAGGATGTGAAGCCGGGAGAACGGATCTTTTTTGATGATGGCAAGATTGAGGGGCTGATTCAAACGGTTAGTGAGACTGAACTAAGGGTGGAAATTGTCTCGGCGGCCAAAGGAATCGCCAAGCTCAAGGGAGAAAAGGGCATCAACCTGCCTGACACCCAGCTTAACCTGCCAGCCCTTACCCCCAAGGATATCAACGATCTCAGCTTTGTGGCCCAACAGGGAGACTTAGTGGCCCTCTCCTTTGTCCAGTCTCCAGAGGATGTAGAACAGCTGGTGCAAAAGCTCGATCAATTGGGGGCAACAGACTTAGGCATTATTCTCAAAATTGAAACCCGACTCGGATTTGAGAATTTACCCAAGCTATTGCTGGCTGCCATGCAGCGTCGGTCTGTAGTCGTGATGATTGCGCGGGGCGATTTGGGGGTTGAGGTAGGCTTTGAGCGGATGTCGGAAGTGCAGGAGCAAATTTTGCTGTTGTGCCAAGCAGCCCATGTTCCCGTCATCTGGGCAACCCAGGTCCTAGAGTCTCTGGCGAAGGGAGGCCTACCGTCACGGGCAGAGGTTACGGATGCAGCGATGGGCAGTCGAGCCGAATGCGTCATGCTTAACAAAGGCCCCTATATTGAGCGGGCGATGGAATTTCTCAACAATATTCTTCAGCGGATGCAGGGAAATGTGGCAAAGAATATGGCCACCCTTCGCAAACTCCGGGTTTCCGAGATTGAAGCGGAGTAG
- a CDS encoding phosphoketolase has translation MVHTPVAPTSRPLSELELHNIDAYWRACNYLAVGMIYLRDNPLLKEPLQSAHVKHRLLGHWGASPALSFTYIHCNRLIKKYALDMIFMAGPGHGAPGVLGPVYLEGTYSEIYPDKSEDLEGMRRFFKQFSFPGFIGSHVTPETPGSIHEGGELGYSVSHAYGAVLDNPDLIVTCVVGDGEAETGPLATSWHSNKFINPARDGAVLPVLNLNGYKIANPTLLARISHEELEYLFRGYGYTPYFVEGKNPAEMHQKMAAVMEECILTIKKVQREARINGTLERPRWPMIVLRTPKGWTGPKEVDGKKVEDFWRSHQVPMGGMQDNPDHLQKLEAWMRSYKPEELFDENGTLIPELKALAPIGDRRMGSNPHANGGLLRKALKLPSFYDLAIDIGEQHGTVTFENTKALGIFMREIIRKNPDNFRLMGPDETASNRLQDVYQVTKKVWMADLYPEDEDGTELSRDGRVMEMLSEHTLQGWLETYLLTGRHGLFHTYEAFAHVVDSMFNQHAKWLDICRNHVPWRRSVSSLNILLSSLVWRQDHNGFSHQDPGYVDLVTNKSPDVVRLYFPPDANCLLSVADHCFRSVDYINVIISDKQKHLQYLSIDEAVAHCTKGIGIWDWASNDDCGTEPDEPDVVMASCGDIPTMEALAATAILREEFPWLKVRFVNVVDLFKLVSEGEHPHGLSDRDFDSLFTPDKPIIFNFHGYPWLIHKLVYRRSHQERIHVRGYKEQGNINTPLELAINNEVDRFNLVIDVIDRVPKLGSAAGHAKERMRNKIIECLAYAHEHGKDQDEIVNWTWPYVGVCE, from the coding sequence ATGGTTCACACTCCTGTTGCCCCCACATCCAGACCCCTCAGCGAATTAGAGCTGCACAATATTGATGCCTACTGGCGAGCCTGCAACTATCTGGCCGTGGGCATGATCTACCTACGCGATAACCCCTTGTTGAAAGAACCGCTCCAATCTGCCCATGTCAAGCATCGCTTACTGGGACACTGGGGTGCCTCTCCAGCCCTGAGCTTTACCTATATTCACTGCAATCGACTGATTAAAAAATATGCTCTGGATATGATCTTTATGGCGGGTCCAGGCCACGGTGCACCGGGTGTCCTGGGGCCTGTCTACTTGGAAGGGACCTATTCCGAAATTTATCCCGATAAAAGTGAAGATTTAGAAGGGATGCGGCGGTTCTTTAAGCAATTTTCTTTCCCTGGCTTTATCGGCAGTCATGTCACCCCTGAAACCCCTGGTTCCATCCATGAGGGGGGAGAGCTGGGCTATAGTGTTTCCCATGCCTATGGTGCTGTCTTAGATAATCCCGATCTCATTGTGACTTGTGTAGTGGGGGATGGTGAAGCCGAGACCGGCCCCCTAGCAACGTCTTGGCATTCTAATAAATTTATCAATCCTGCTCGGGATGGGGCAGTGTTGCCTGTACTCAACCTCAATGGCTACAAGATTGCCAACCCCACCCTTTTGGCCCGCATCTCCCATGAAGAGTTGGAATATTTATTCCGAGGCTACGGCTACACTCCTTATTTTGTCGAAGGCAAGAATCCAGCGGAAATGCATCAAAAGATGGCCGCCGTGATGGAGGAATGCATTCTCACGATTAAAAAGGTGCAGAGAGAGGCCCGTATCAACGGCACCCTGGAGCGCCCCCGCTGGCCGATGATTGTCCTACGCACCCCCAAGGGCTGGACCGGTCCCAAAGAAGTAGATGGTAAAAAAGTCGAGGATTTTTGGCGATCGCACCAAGTTCCCATGGGGGGTATGCAGGACAACCCCGACCACCTGCAAAAGCTGGAAGCATGGATGCGCAGCTACAAACCGGAGGAGTTATTTGACGAAAACGGAACCTTAATTCCCGAGCTAAAAGCCTTGGCTCCGATCGGTGATCGGCGCATGGGATCGAATCCCCATGCCAACGGGGGCTTATTGCGGAAGGCCCTAAAGCTCCCCAGTTTTTACGATCTAGCAATTGATATTGGGGAGCAGCATGGTACCGTCACCTTTGAGAATACCAAGGCCTTGGGGATTTTTATGCGGGAAATTATCCGCAAGAATCCTGATAACTTTCGGTTAATGGGGCCCGATGAAACGGCCTCCAATCGCCTTCAAGATGTATATCAAGTCACGAAGAAAGTTTGGATGGCCGATCTATATCCTGAAGACGAAGATGGGACTGAACTGTCTCGGGATGGTCGGGTGATGGAAATGCTCAGTGAGCATACGCTACAGGGCTGGCTGGAAACCTATTTATTAACCGGACGCCATGGCCTATTTCATACCTATGAAGCCTTTGCCCATGTTGTGGACTCCATGTTTAACCAACATGCCAAGTGGTTAGATATCTGCCGTAATCATGTCCCGTGGCGACGGTCGGTGTCGTCATTAAATATTTTGCTGTCCTCCCTGGTTTGGCGTCAGGACCATAATGGCTTTAGTCACCAGGATCCAGGCTATGTGGACTTGGTCACCAACAAAAGTCCAGATGTGGTGCGGCTTTACTTTCCACCGGATGCTAACTGTTTGCTGTCGGTCGCCGATCATTGCTTTCGGAGTGTGGACTATATCAATGTGATCATCTCGGATAAACAAAAACATTTACAGTATCTGTCCATCGATGAAGCAGTGGCTCACTGCACGAAGGGCATTGGCATTTGGGACTGGGCCAGCAATGATGACTGTGGCACTGAACCCGATGAGCCAGATGTGGTAATGGCTTCCTGTGGCGATATTCCCACCATGGAGGCCCTAGCGGCAACGGCCATCCTGCGGGAAGAATTTCCTTGGCTCAAAGTTCGCTTTGTTAACGTGGTGGACCTGTTTAAGTTAGTGTCTGAAGGCGAACATCCCCACGGGTTATCTGATCGGGACTTTGACTCCCTGTTCACACCTGACAAACCGATCATCTTTAACTTTCATGGCTATCCCTGGCTGATTCATAAGCTGGTCTATCGCCGCTCTCACCAAGAACGGATTCATGTTCGGGGCTATAAGGAGCAGGGCAATATCAATACCCCCCTGGAGTTAGCGATTAACAATGAGGTGGATCGCTTTAACCTAGTGATTGATGTGATTGATCGGGTGCCAAAGCTGGGGTCGGCAGCGGGTCATGCCAAGGAACGCATGCGCAATAAGATCATCGAATGCTTAGCCTATGCCCATGAGCATGGTAAGGATCAAGATGAGATTGTTAACTGGACCTGGCCCTATGTTGGCGTCTGCGAATAA
- the adhE gene encoding bifunctional acetaldehyde-CoA/alcohol dehydrogenase produces MMTTQTQPQVTDIPSLEDLIARVKQAQEAYATYTQEQVDHIFKQVAIAANAERIPLAKQAVAETGMGVIEDKVIKNHFASEYIYNKYKQEKTCGVVSADAHYGIQKVAEPLGIVAGIIPTTNPTSTAIFKALLCLKTRNAIIFSPHPRAKHCTVRAAEIIRDAALKAGAPPDIVGWIDEPTLDLSQALMQHADIKLILATGGPGMVKAAYSSGHPSLGVGAGNTPAVIDETADIQVAVSSILLSKTFDNGMICASEQSVVVTEAVYEQVKQEFCKRGAYFLTPEDKDKVAQTILKNGKLNPAIVGQPISELANLAGIEGPQGHKVLIGEVSIIGSSEPFAYEKLSPILAMYRATDFTDAVDQAKQLVNFGGRGHTSVLYTAASNCDRIRIFETELATARVLINTPSSQGAIGDLYNFKLDPSLTLGCGTWGGNSISGNVNVQHLLNIKTVTERRENMLWFRVPPKIYFKYGCIPVALRDLAEKKRAFIITDRPLFDLGLTKEITETLDQLGIEHHLFFDVEPDPDLSTVKRGLDVINTFQPDVIIALGGGSPMDAAKVMWLMYEHPEVEFDGLAMRFMDIRKRVYELPPLGNKAILVAVPTTSGTGSEVTPFAVVTDDRVGIKYPLADYALTPTMAIVDPELVLNMPKKLTAYGGVDALTHALEAYVSVLATEFTDGLALEAISLLMTYLPRAYHQGSADPEAREKVHYAATIAGLAFANAFLGICHSLAHKLGSTFHVPHGLANALMISHVIRYNATDAPFKQAIFPQYEYPQAKGRYAAIADSLNLGGTTADEKVERLITAIENLKLELDIPSSIREVLSVDEQTFFEHLDLMSEQAFDDQCTGANPRYPLIRDLKALYLEAYQNSSQATTLATEIALEAAAHNQALLGKNINFTSIENS; encoded by the coding sequence ATGATGACGACTCAAACCCAGCCTCAAGTCACCGATATTCCTTCCCTAGAAGATCTGATTGCCCGAGTGAAGCAAGCCCAGGAGGCCTATGCCACCTATACCCAGGAGCAGGTGGACCATATCTTTAAGCAAGTTGCGATCGCAGCCAATGCCGAGCGCATTCCCCTAGCTAAACAAGCCGTGGCTGAGACGGGCATGGGAGTGATTGAGGACAAGGTGATCAAAAACCACTTTGCGTCCGAATATATCTATAACAAGTACAAACAGGAAAAAACCTGCGGCGTCGTATCAGCGGATGCCCATTACGGTATCCAAAAAGTGGCGGAACCCTTGGGCATTGTGGCGGGGATTATCCCCACCACCAACCCCACTTCAACCGCTATTTTTAAGGCGTTGCTCTGTCTCAAGACCCGCAACGCCATTATTTTTTCTCCCCATCCTCGGGCCAAGCACTGTACGGTGCGAGCCGCTGAAATTATTCGTGATGCTGCTCTAAAAGCTGGGGCTCCCCCAGATATCGTCGGTTGGATTGACGAACCCACCTTGGACCTTTCCCAAGCCCTAATGCAACATGCCGATATTAAGCTGATTCTGGCCACGGGTGGTCCCGGTATGGTCAAAGCGGCCTACTCGTCAGGGCATCCCTCCTTAGGGGTCGGTGCCGGGAATACCCCTGCTGTGATTGATGAAACGGCGGATATCCAAGTCGCCGTTAGCTCCATCTTGCTGAGTAAAACCTTTGACAACGGCATGATCTGCGCTTCCGAGCAGTCGGTGGTGGTGACAGAAGCCGTCTACGAGCAGGTTAAACAGGAGTTTTGTAAGCGAGGGGCTTACTTCCTCACCCCTGAAGACAAGGATAAAGTCGCTCAGACCATCCTCAAGAACGGCAAGTTAAACCCGGCTATTGTGGGTCAGCCTATTTCAGAACTGGCTAACTTAGCGGGGATTGAAGGTCCCCAGGGCCATAAGGTCTTAATTGGTGAAGTCTCCATTATTGGCAGTAGCGAACCCTTTGCCTATGAGAAGTTGTCACCGATTTTGGCCATGTATCGGGCCACGGATTTTACGGATGCTGTGGACCAAGCCAAACAGTTGGTCAACTTTGGGGGGCGCGGCCATACCTCCGTGTTATACACGGCGGCATCCAATTGCGATCGCATCCGCATTTTCGAAACTGAACTCGCCACGGCCCGAGTCTTGATCAATACTCCCTCTTCCCAAGGGGCCATCGGCGACCTCTATAACTTCAAGCTGGATCCGTCTCTGACCCTAGGCTGTGGCACTTGGGGTGGTAACTCCATCTCCGGTAATGTCAACGTTCAGCATCTGCTCAATATCAAAACTGTGACCGAGCGCCGGGAAAATATGCTGTGGTTCCGGGTGCCCCCTAAAATCTACTTTAAATATGGCTGTATTCCCGTGGCTTTGAGAGATTTAGCCGAGAAAAAGCGGGCCTTTATCATCACCGATCGCCCTCTATTTGATTTGGGGCTAACCAAGGAAATCACCGAGACTTTAGATCAACTGGGCATCGAGCATCATCTGTTTTTCGATGTCGAACCTGATCCAGACCTGTCCACGGTGAAACGGGGGTTAGACGTAATTAATACTTTCCAACCGGACGTGATTATTGCTTTAGGCGGTGGCTCACCCATGGATGCAGCTAAGGTGATGTGGCTGATGTATGAACATCCCGAAGTCGAGTTTGACGGTCTAGCCATGCGGTTTATGGATATCCGCAAGCGCGTCTATGAACTGCCTCCCTTGGGAAATAAAGCCATCCTGGTGGCTGTCCCCACCACCTCAGGCACCGGGTCGGAGGTCACCCCCTTTGCCGTGGTCACGGATGATCGGGTGGGCATTAAATATCCCTTGGCCGACTATGCCCTGACTCCGACGATGGCCATCGTTGATCCAGAGCTGGTCCTCAATATGCCCAAAAAGCTGACGGCCTATGGTGGGGTTGATGCCCTGACCCATGCTCTGGAAGCCTATGTATCGGTCTTGGCAACGGAGTTCACGGATGGACTGGCCTTAGAAGCCATTAGTTTATTAATGACTTACTTGCCCAGAGCCTATCATCAGGGCAGTGCTGATCCAGAAGCCCGAGAAAAGGTCCACTACGCGGCAACGATTGCTGGTTTGGCCTTTGCCAACGCCTTCTTAGGAATTTGCCACTCTCTGGCCCACAAATTGGGATCTACGTTCCATGTCCCCCATGGGTTGGCGAATGCGTTGATGATTTCCCATGTAATTCGCTATAACGCCACGGATGCCCCCTTTAAGCAGGCTATTTTTCCCCAGTACGAATATCCCCAGGCTAAGGGTCGCTACGCTGCGATCGCAGATTCCCTCAACTTAGGGGGAACCACCGCCGATGAAAAAGTAGAGCGCTTGATAACAGCCATCGAAAACCTGAAGCTAGAGTTGGATATTCCATCCTCGATTCGTGAAGTCTTATCCGTCGATGAGCAGACCTTTTTTGAGCACCTAGATCTGATGTCGGAACAAGCCTTTGACGATCAGTGCACAGGGGCCAATCCTCGCTATCCATTGATTCGCGATTTAAAAGCCCTCTACCTTGAGGCTTACCAGAATTCTTCGCAGGCGACGACTTTAGCTACCGAAATTGCCCTAGAAGCGGCAGCACACAATCAGGCCCTGCTCGGTAAAAACATTAACTTCACATCTATAGAGAACAGTTGA
- the pflA gene encoding pyruvate formate-lyase-activating protein: protein MQYHSVPHRDQRSPSGETISAPASLLAVSSPNSGLTGRIHSVETCGSVDGPGLRFVVFMQGCPLRCLYCHNPDCRDVTGGQVTTVEALIAEIQRYRSYMQASGGGITVSGGEPLLQPEFVAELMRQCQALGIHTALDTSGFSDLTSAQRVLQYTDLVLLDIKSYDPKRFIQVTQVSREPTLCLARYLHQIGKPTWIRFVLVPGLTDDVENVAALAQFVAHLTNIERVEVLPFHQMGAYKWEELGYDYLLKETQSPSPELVERVRLQFREYGVSVR from the coding sequence ATGCAATATCACTCTGTGCCCCATCGAGATCAACGGTCACCGTCTGGTGAAACAATCTCAGCTCCTGCCTCTCTCCTTGCGGTTTCCTCTCCCAATTCTGGTCTGACAGGTCGCATCCATTCTGTAGAAACTTGTGGTAGTGTCGATGGCCCAGGGCTGCGATTTGTAGTGTTTATGCAAGGCTGTCCCTTGCGCTGTCTCTACTGCCATAACCCAGACTGCCGAGATGTAACAGGTGGACAGGTGACGACCGTCGAGGCATTGATAGCAGAGATTCAACGCTATCGATCCTATATGCAGGCATCTGGTGGCGGCATCACTGTGAGTGGGGGTGAGCCCTTACTTCAGCCCGAATTTGTTGCGGAACTCATGCGCCAATGTCAGGCCCTAGGCATTCATACCGCCTTAGATACCTCAGGCTTTTCTGATCTCACCAGCGCTCAGCGGGTACTGCAATATACCGATTTGGTGCTATTAGATATCAAATCCTACGACCCTAAACGATTTATCCAAGTGACCCAAGTTTCACGGGAACCTACGCTTTGCCTTGCCCGTTATTTGCATCAAATAGGCAAACCCACCTGGATTCGGTTTGTGTTGGTGCCGGGCTTAACAGATGACGTTGAGAATGTGGCTGCGCTCGCCCAGTTCGTAGCCCATCTCACCAATATTGAACGGGTGGAGGTTCTGCCGTTCCACCAAATGGGGGCCTACAAATGGGAAGAACTGGGCTATGACTATCTTTTAAAGGAGACTCAGTCCCCCTCACCTGAGCTAGTTGAGCGGGTTCGCCTACAGTTTCGTGAGTATGGGGTATCGGTCCGCTGA